From a region of the Zerene cesonia ecotype Mississippi chromosome 11, Zerene_cesonia_1.1, whole genome shotgun sequence genome:
- the LOC119829914 gene encoding dynamin isoform X5 has protein sequence MAGNIGMEQLIPIVNKLQDAFTQLGVHMQLDLPQIAVVGGQSAGKSSVLENFVGRDFLPRGSGIVTRRPLILQLINGNAEYAEFLHCKGKKFTDFNEVRAEIESETDRITGSNKGISPVPINLRVYSPNVLNLTLIDLPGLTKVPIGDQPIDIEQQIKAMIFQFIRRESCLILAVTPANTDLANSDALKLAKEVDPQGLRTIGVITKLDLMDEGTDARDVLENKLLPLRRGYIGVVNRSQKDIDGRKDISAALAAERKFFLSHPSYRHIADRLGTPYLQRVLNQQLTNHIRDTLPGLRDKLQKQLLALEKDVEQYKHFRPDDPSIKTKAMLQMIQQLQTDFERTIEGSGSAQINTNELSGGAKINRLFHERFPFEIVKMEFDEKELRREIAFAIRNIHGIRVGLFTPDMAFEAIVKKQIARLKEPSLKCVDLVVQELSNVVRVCTERMSRYPRLREETERIIMSHVRSREQQCKDQLVLLIDCELAYMNTNHEDFIGFANAQNQSENAAKSGHRALGNQVIRKGYMCIHNLGIMKGGSRDYWFVLTSESISWFKDEEEREKKYMLPLDGLKLRDLEQGFMSRRHMFALFNPEGRNVYKDYKQLELSCETQDDVDSWKASFLRAGVYPEKTSEAANGEEGEGNERSNSDSSGTSSMDPQLERQVETIRNLVDSYMRIVTKTTRDLVPKTIMMMIINNAKDFINGELLAHLYASGDQSQMMEESPEEALKREEMLRMYHACKEALRIIGDVSMATVSTPVPPPVKNDWLESRLDSNPRLSPPSPGGPRRAAPPQQSSLGQRGAPPQPAGGAGRPAPPLPSRPGGAAPPPPGSRPAPGGGLPAPLIPTRPGGGGAAAGAAGAMSQLPPHMRQQINQAVGQAVTNAAISELSSAFARFNRPVPNVPPKLPERPQNGRPF, from the exons GGATTTCTTGCCCCGAGGATCTGGTATAGTAACCAGAAGACCATTGATTCTTCAATTGATAAATGGAAATGCAG AATACGCTGAGTTCTTGCATTGCAAGGGCAAAAAGTTCACAGACTTCAATGAAGTACGTGCCGAGATTGAATCTGAGACAGATCGCATCACCGGATCCAACAAGGGCATTTCTCCAGTGCCTATCAACTTACGAGTCTATTCGCCAAATG TACTCAACTTGACGTTGATCGACTTGCCCGGGCTCACGAAGGTGCCCATCGGCGACCAGCCCATCGACATTGAGCAGCAGATCAAAGCCATGATCTTCCAGTTCATCAGACGTGAATCATGCCTCATACTCGCTGTCACACCCGCCAACACCGATCTGGCGAACAGCGATGCCCTTAAACTTGCCAAAGAAGTGGATCCACAAG GTCTGCGCACAATCGGTGTGATCACCAAACTGGATCTCATGGACGAGGGCACGGACGCGCGCGACGTGCTCGAGAACAAGCTGCTGCCGCTGCGGCGCGGCTACATCGGCGTCGTCAACCGTTCGCAGAAGGACATTGACGGACGCAAGGACATTTCCGCCGCTCTGGCCGCCGAGAGGAAGTTTTTCCTAAG CCACCCGTCGTACCGCCACATCGCGGACCGGCTCGGCACGCCGTACCTGCAGCGCGTGCTGAACCAGCAGCTCACGAACCACATCAGGGACACGCTGCCGGGTCTACGCGACAAGCTGCAGAAGCAGCTGCTGGCGCTCGAGAAGGACGTGGAGCAGTACAAGCACTTCCGGCCCGATGATCCGTCTATCAAGACCAAGGCTATGCTGCA AATGATCCAGCAGCTGCAAACGGACTTCGAAAGAACGATCGAAGGTTCTGGATCCGCGCAGATCAACACCAACGAGCTGTCCGGCGGCGCCAAGATCAACCGGCTGTTCCACGAGCGGTTCCCCTTCGAGATCGTCAAAATGGAGTTCGACGAAAAGGAACTGCGTAGGGAGATCGCCTTCGCCATACGAAACATTCACGGTATTAGG GTCGGTCTGTTCACTCCGGACATGGCGTTCGAGGCGATCGTAAAGAAGCAGATAGCTCGGCTAAAGGAGCCGTCGCTCAAGTGCGTGGATCTCGTCGTGCAGGAGCTATCCAACGTGGTCCGCGTGTGTACAGAGAGG ATGTCCCGCTACCCCCGGCTGCGCGAGGAGACGGAGCGCATCATAATGTCGCACGTGCGCTCTCGCGAGCAGCAGTGCAAGGACCAGCTCGTGCTGCTCATCGACTGCGAGCTCGCCTACATGAACACGAACCACGAGGACTTCATCGGTTTCGCTAA CGCACAGAATCAATCTGAAAACGCAGCTAAGTCTGGCCATCGGGCACTTGGGAACCAGGTCATCAGGAAAGGATACATGTGCATACACAACTTGGGAATAATGaaag GAGGCTCCCGCGACTACTGGTTCGTGCTCACGTCGGAGAGCATCTCCTGGTTCAAGGACGAGGAGGAGCGCGAGAAGAAGTACATGCTGCCGCTCGACGGGCTCAAGCTGCGCGACCTCGAGCAGGGCTTCATGTCGCGCCGCCACATGTTCGCGCTCTTCAACCCGGAGGGCCGGAACGTGTATAAG GATTACAAGCAACTTGAATTGTCATGTGAAACCCAAGACGACGTGGATTCCTGGAAGGCGTCCTTCCTCCGAGCTGGTGTGTACCCTGAAAAGACTTCAGAAGCAGCAAACGGAGAAGAG GGCGAAGGAAATGAG AGGAGT AATTCCGACTCGAGCGGCACCAGCAGTATGGACCCGCAGCTCGAGCGGCAGGTGGAGACGATCCGGAATCTGGTAGACTCGTACATGCGCATAGTCACCAAGACCACGAGGGACCTCGTGCCGAAGACGatcatgatgatgatcatCAACAATGCCAAAGATTTTATTAACGGCGAGCTGCTTGCGCATCTGTATGCGTCTGGTGATCAG TCGCAAATGATGGAGGAGTCGCCGGAGGAGGCGCTGAAGCGCGAGGAGATGCTGCGCATGTACCACGCGTGCAAGGAGGCGCTGCGGATCATCGGCGACGTGTCGATGGCCACCGTGAGCACGCCCGTGCCGCCGCCCGTCAAGAACGACTGGCTCGAGAGCCGCCTCGACTCCAACCCGCGCCTGTCGCCGCCCTCGCCCGGCggcccgcgccgcgccgcgcccccGCAGCAGA GTTCGCTGGGCCAACGCGGCGCCCCGCCGCAGCCGGCGGGAGGCGCAGGGCGACCGGCGCCCCCGCTGCCGTCGCGGCCCGGCGGTGCGGCCCCGCCCCCGCCCGGCTCGCGCCCCGCGCCCGGCGGTGGCCTGCCCGCGCCGCTCATACCCAC GCGgccgggcggcggcggcgcggcggcgggcgcggcgggcgcgatGAGCCAGCTGCCGCCGCACATGCGCCAGCAGATCAACCAGGCGGTCGGCCAGGCCGTCACCAACGCGGCCATCAGCGAGCTCAGCTCGGCCTTCGCGAGATTCAA CCGCCCGGTGCCAAACGTGCCGCCAAAGCTGCCCGAACGACCGCAGAATGGACGGCCATTTTGA
- the LOC119829914 gene encoding dynamin isoform X4, which translates to MAGNIGMEQLIPIVNKLQDAFTQLGVHMQLDLPQIAVVGGQSAGKSSVLENFVGRDFLPRGSGIVTRRPLILQLINGNAEYAEFLHCKGKKFTDFNEVRAEIESETDRITGSNKGISPVPINLRVYSPNVLNLTLIDLPGLTKVPIGDQPIDIEQQIKAMIFQFIRRESCLILAVTPANTDLANSDALKLAKEVDPQGLRTIGVITKLDLMDEGTDARDVLENKLLPLRRGYIGVVNRSQKDIDGRKDISAALAAERKFFLSHPSYRHIADRLGTPYLQRVLNQQLTNHIRDTLPGLRDKLQKQLLALEKDVEQYKHFRPDDPSIKTKAMLQMIQQLQTDFERTIEGSGSAQINTNELSGGAKINRLFHERFPFEIVKMEFDEKELRREIAFAIRNIHGIRVGLFTPDMAFEAIVKKQIARLKEPSLKCVDLVVQELSNVVRVCTERMSRYPRLREETERIIMSHVRSREQQCKDQLVLLIDCELAYMNTNHEDFIGFANKRRHTSYNDVDENNRAQNQSENAAKSGHRALGNQVIRKGYMCIHNLGIMKGGSRDYWFVLTSESISWFKDEEEREKKYMLPLDGLKLRDLEQGFMSRRHMFALFNPEGRNVYKDYKQLELSCETQDDVDSWKASFLRAGVYPEKTSEAANGEENSDSSGTSSMDPQLERQVETIRNLVDSYMRIVTKTTRDLVPKTIMMMIINNAKDFINGELLAHLYASGDQSQMMEESPEEALKREEMLRMYHACKEALRIIGDVSMATVSTPVPPPVKNDWLESRLDSNPRLSPPSPGGPRRAAPPQQSSLGQRGAPPQPAGGAGRPAPPLPSRPGGAAPPPPGSRPAPGGGLPAPLIPTRPGGGGAAAGAAGAMSQLPPHMRQQINQAVGQAVTNAAISELSSAFARFNRPVPNVPPKLPERPQNGRPF; encoded by the exons GGATTTCTTGCCCCGAGGATCTGGTATAGTAACCAGAAGACCATTGATTCTTCAATTGATAAATGGAAATGCAG AATACGCTGAGTTCTTGCATTGCAAGGGCAAAAAGTTCACAGACTTCAATGAAGTACGTGCCGAGATTGAATCTGAGACAGATCGCATCACCGGATCCAACAAGGGCATTTCTCCAGTGCCTATCAACTTACGAGTCTATTCGCCAAATG TACTCAACTTGACGTTGATCGACTTGCCCGGGCTCACGAAGGTGCCCATCGGCGACCAGCCCATCGACATTGAGCAGCAGATCAAAGCCATGATCTTCCAGTTCATCAGACGTGAATCATGCCTCATACTCGCTGTCACACCCGCCAACACCGATCTGGCGAACAGCGATGCCCTTAAACTTGCCAAAGAAGTGGATCCACAAG GTCTGCGCACAATCGGTGTGATCACCAAACTGGATCTCATGGACGAGGGCACGGACGCGCGCGACGTGCTCGAGAACAAGCTGCTGCCGCTGCGGCGCGGCTACATCGGCGTCGTCAACCGTTCGCAGAAGGACATTGACGGACGCAAGGACATTTCCGCCGCTCTGGCCGCCGAGAGGAAGTTTTTCCTAAG CCACCCGTCGTACCGCCACATCGCGGACCGGCTCGGCACGCCGTACCTGCAGCGCGTGCTGAACCAGCAGCTCACGAACCACATCAGGGACACGCTGCCGGGTCTACGCGACAAGCTGCAGAAGCAGCTGCTGGCGCTCGAGAAGGACGTGGAGCAGTACAAGCACTTCCGGCCCGATGATCCGTCTATCAAGACCAAGGCTATGCTGCA AATGATCCAGCAGCTGCAAACGGACTTCGAAAGAACGATCGAAGGTTCTGGATCCGCGCAGATCAACACCAACGAGCTGTCCGGCGGCGCCAAGATCAACCGGCTGTTCCACGAGCGGTTCCCCTTCGAGATCGTCAAAATGGAGTTCGACGAAAAGGAACTGCGTAGGGAGATCGCCTTCGCCATACGAAACATTCACGGTATTAGG GTCGGTCTGTTCACTCCGGACATGGCGTTCGAGGCGATCGTAAAGAAGCAGATAGCTCGGCTAAAGGAGCCGTCGCTCAAGTGCGTGGATCTCGTCGTGCAGGAGCTATCCAACGTGGTCCGCGTGTGTACAGAGAGG ATGTCCCGCTACCCCCGGCTGCGCGAGGAGACGGAGCGCATCATAATGTCGCACGTGCGCTCTCGCGAGCAGCAGTGCAAGGACCAGCTCGTGCTGCTCATCGACTGCGAGCTCGCCTACATGAACACGAACCACGAGGACTTCATCGGTTTCGCTAA CAAACGACGGCACACATCTTATAATGATGTTGATGAAAATAATCG CGCACAGAATCAATCTGAAAACGCAGCTAAGTCTGGCCATCGGGCACTTGGGAACCAGGTCATCAGGAAAGGATACATGTGCATACACAACTTGGGAATAATGaaag GAGGCTCCCGCGACTACTGGTTCGTGCTCACGTCGGAGAGCATCTCCTGGTTCAAGGACGAGGAGGAGCGCGAGAAGAAGTACATGCTGCCGCTCGACGGGCTCAAGCTGCGCGACCTCGAGCAGGGCTTCATGTCGCGCCGCCACATGTTCGCGCTCTTCAACCCGGAGGGCCGGAACGTGTATAAG GATTACAAGCAACTTGAATTGTCATGTGAAACCCAAGACGACGTGGATTCCTGGAAGGCGTCCTTCCTCCGAGCTGGTGTGTACCCTGAAAAGACTTCAGAAGCAGCAAACGGAGAAGAG AATTCCGACTCGAGCGGCACCAGCAGTATGGACCCGCAGCTCGAGCGGCAGGTGGAGACGATCCGGAATCTGGTAGACTCGTACATGCGCATAGTCACCAAGACCACGAGGGACCTCGTGCCGAAGACGatcatgatgatgatcatCAACAATGCCAAAGATTTTATTAACGGCGAGCTGCTTGCGCATCTGTATGCGTCTGGTGATCAG TCGCAAATGATGGAGGAGTCGCCGGAGGAGGCGCTGAAGCGCGAGGAGATGCTGCGCATGTACCACGCGTGCAAGGAGGCGCTGCGGATCATCGGCGACGTGTCGATGGCCACCGTGAGCACGCCCGTGCCGCCGCCCGTCAAGAACGACTGGCTCGAGAGCCGCCTCGACTCCAACCCGCGCCTGTCGCCGCCCTCGCCCGGCggcccgcgccgcgccgcgcccccGCAGCAGA GTTCGCTGGGCCAACGCGGCGCCCCGCCGCAGCCGGCGGGAGGCGCAGGGCGACCGGCGCCCCCGCTGCCGTCGCGGCCCGGCGGTGCGGCCCCGCCCCCGCCCGGCTCGCGCCCCGCGCCCGGCGGTGGCCTGCCCGCGCCGCTCATACCCAC GCGgccgggcggcggcggcgcggcggcgggcgcggcgggcgcgatGAGCCAGCTGCCGCCGCACATGCGCCAGCAGATCAACCAGGCGGTCGGCCAGGCCGTCACCAACGCGGCCATCAGCGAGCTCAGCTCGGCCTTCGCGAGATTCAA CCGCCCGGTGCCAAACGTGCCGCCAAAGCTGCCCGAACGACCGCAGAATGGACGGCCATTTTGA
- the LOC119829914 gene encoding dynamin isoform X12 has translation MAGNIGMEQLIPIVNKLQDAFTQLGVHMQLDLPQIAVVGGQSAGKSSVLENFVGRDFLPRGSGIVTRRPLILQLINGNAEYAEFLHCKGKKFTDFNEVRAEIESETDRITGSNKGISPVPINLRVYSPNVLNLTLIDLPGLTKVPIGDQPIDIEQQIKAMIFQFIRRESCLILAVTPANTDLANSDALKLAKEVDPQGLRTIGVITKLDLMDEGTDARDVLENKLLPLRRGYIGVVNRSQKDIDGRKDISAALAAERKFFLSHPSYRHIADRLGTPYLQRVLNQQLTNHIRDTLPGLRDKLQKQLLALEKDVEQYKHFRPDDPSIKTKAMLQMIQQLQTDFERTIEGSGSAQINTNELSGGAKINRLFHERFPFEIVKMEFDEKELRREIAFAIRNIHGIRVGLFTPDMAFEAIVKKQIARLKEPSLKCVDLVVQELSNVVRVCTERMSRYPRLREETERIIMSHVRSREQQCKDQLVLLIDCELAYMNTNHEDFIGFANKRRHTSYNDVDENNRAQNQSENAAKSGHRALGNQVIRKGYMCIHNLGIMKGGSRDYWFVLTSESISWFKDEEEREKKYMLPLDGLKLRDLEQGFMSRRHMFALFNPEGRNVYKDYKQLELSCETQDDVDSWKASFLRAGVYPEKTSEAANGEEGEGNERSNSDSSGTSSMDPQLERQVETIRNLVDSYMRIVTKTTRDLVPKTIMMMIINNAKDFINGELLAHLYASGDQSQMMEESPEEALKREEMLRMYHACKEALRIIGDVSMATVSTPVPPPVKNDWLESRLDSNPRLSPPSPGGPRRAAPPQQSSLGQRGAPPQPAGGAGRPAPPLPSRPGGAAPPPPGSRPAPGGGLPAPLIPTRPVPNVPPKLPERPQNGRPF, from the exons GGATTTCTTGCCCCGAGGATCTGGTATAGTAACCAGAAGACCATTGATTCTTCAATTGATAAATGGAAATGCAG AATACGCTGAGTTCTTGCATTGCAAGGGCAAAAAGTTCACAGACTTCAATGAAGTACGTGCCGAGATTGAATCTGAGACAGATCGCATCACCGGATCCAACAAGGGCATTTCTCCAGTGCCTATCAACTTACGAGTCTATTCGCCAAATG TACTCAACTTGACGTTGATCGACTTGCCCGGGCTCACGAAGGTGCCCATCGGCGACCAGCCCATCGACATTGAGCAGCAGATCAAAGCCATGATCTTCCAGTTCATCAGACGTGAATCATGCCTCATACTCGCTGTCACACCCGCCAACACCGATCTGGCGAACAGCGATGCCCTTAAACTTGCCAAAGAAGTGGATCCACAAG GTCTGCGCACAATCGGTGTGATCACCAAACTGGATCTCATGGACGAGGGCACGGACGCGCGCGACGTGCTCGAGAACAAGCTGCTGCCGCTGCGGCGCGGCTACATCGGCGTCGTCAACCGTTCGCAGAAGGACATTGACGGACGCAAGGACATTTCCGCCGCTCTGGCCGCCGAGAGGAAGTTTTTCCTAAG CCACCCGTCGTACCGCCACATCGCGGACCGGCTCGGCACGCCGTACCTGCAGCGCGTGCTGAACCAGCAGCTCACGAACCACATCAGGGACACGCTGCCGGGTCTACGCGACAAGCTGCAGAAGCAGCTGCTGGCGCTCGAGAAGGACGTGGAGCAGTACAAGCACTTCCGGCCCGATGATCCGTCTATCAAGACCAAGGCTATGCTGCA AATGATCCAGCAGCTGCAAACGGACTTCGAAAGAACGATCGAAGGTTCTGGATCCGCGCAGATCAACACCAACGAGCTGTCCGGCGGCGCCAAGATCAACCGGCTGTTCCACGAGCGGTTCCCCTTCGAGATCGTCAAAATGGAGTTCGACGAAAAGGAACTGCGTAGGGAGATCGCCTTCGCCATACGAAACATTCACGGTATTAGG GTCGGTCTGTTCACTCCGGACATGGCGTTCGAGGCGATCGTAAAGAAGCAGATAGCTCGGCTAAAGGAGCCGTCGCTCAAGTGCGTGGATCTCGTCGTGCAGGAGCTATCCAACGTGGTCCGCGTGTGTACAGAGAGG ATGTCCCGCTACCCCCGGCTGCGCGAGGAGACGGAGCGCATCATAATGTCGCACGTGCGCTCTCGCGAGCAGCAGTGCAAGGACCAGCTCGTGCTGCTCATCGACTGCGAGCTCGCCTACATGAACACGAACCACGAGGACTTCATCGGTTTCGCTAA CAAACGACGGCACACATCTTATAATGATGTTGATGAAAATAATCG CGCACAGAATCAATCTGAAAACGCAGCTAAGTCTGGCCATCGGGCACTTGGGAACCAGGTCATCAGGAAAGGATACATGTGCATACACAACTTGGGAATAATGaaag GAGGCTCCCGCGACTACTGGTTCGTGCTCACGTCGGAGAGCATCTCCTGGTTCAAGGACGAGGAGGAGCGCGAGAAGAAGTACATGCTGCCGCTCGACGGGCTCAAGCTGCGCGACCTCGAGCAGGGCTTCATGTCGCGCCGCCACATGTTCGCGCTCTTCAACCCGGAGGGCCGGAACGTGTATAAG GATTACAAGCAACTTGAATTGTCATGTGAAACCCAAGACGACGTGGATTCCTGGAAGGCGTCCTTCCTCCGAGCTGGTGTGTACCCTGAAAAGACTTCAGAAGCAGCAAACGGAGAAGAG GGCGAAGGAAATGAG AGGAGT AATTCCGACTCGAGCGGCACCAGCAGTATGGACCCGCAGCTCGAGCGGCAGGTGGAGACGATCCGGAATCTGGTAGACTCGTACATGCGCATAGTCACCAAGACCACGAGGGACCTCGTGCCGAAGACGatcatgatgatgatcatCAACAATGCCAAAGATTTTATTAACGGCGAGCTGCTTGCGCATCTGTATGCGTCTGGTGATCAG TCGCAAATGATGGAGGAGTCGCCGGAGGAGGCGCTGAAGCGCGAGGAGATGCTGCGCATGTACCACGCGTGCAAGGAGGCGCTGCGGATCATCGGCGACGTGTCGATGGCCACCGTGAGCACGCCCGTGCCGCCGCCCGTCAAGAACGACTGGCTCGAGAGCCGCCTCGACTCCAACCCGCGCCTGTCGCCGCCCTCGCCCGGCggcccgcgccgcgccgcgcccccGCAGCAGA GTTCGCTGGGCCAACGCGGCGCCCCGCCGCAGCCGGCGGGAGGCGCAGGGCGACCGGCGCCCCCGCTGCCGTCGCGGCCCGGCGGTGCGGCCCCGCCCCCGCCCGGCTCGCGCCCCGCGCCCGGCGGTGGCCTGCCCGCGCCGCTCATACCCAC CCGCCCGGTGCCAAACGTGCCGCCAAAGCTGCCCGAACGACCGCAGAATGGACGGCCATTTTGA
- the LOC119829914 gene encoding dynamin isoform X3, producing MAGNIGMEQLIPIVNKLQDAFTQLGVHMQLDLPQIAVVGGQSAGKSSVLENFVGRDFLPRGSGIVTRRPLILQLINGNAEYAEFLHCKGKKFTDFNEVRAEIESETDRITGSNKGISPVPINLRVYSPNVLNLTLIDLPGLTKVPIGDQPIDIEQQIKAMIFQFIRRESCLILAVTPANTDLANSDALKLAKEVDPQGLRTIGVITKLDLMDEGTDARDVLENKLLPLRRGYIGVVNRSQKDIDGRKDISAALAAERKFFLSHPSYRHIADRLGTPYLQRVLNQQLTNHIRDTLPGLRDKLQKQLLALEKDVEQYKHFRPDDPSIKTKAMLQMIQQLQTDFERTIEGSGSAQINTNELSGGAKINRLFHERFPFEIVKMEFDEKELRREIAFAIRNIHGIRVGLFTPDMAFEAIVKKQIARLKEPSLKCVDLVVQELSNVVRVCTERMSRYPRLREETERIIMSHVRSREQQCKDQLVLLIDCELAYMNTNHEDFIGFANKRRHTSYNDVDENNRAQNQSENAAKSGHRALGNQVIRKGYMCIHNLGIMKGGSRDYWFVLTSESISWFKDEEEREKKYMLPLDGLKLRDLEQGFMSRRHMFALFNPEGRNVYKDYKQLELSCETQDDVDSWKASFLRAGVYPEKTSEAANGEEGEGNENSDSSGTSSMDPQLERQVETIRNLVDSYMRIVTKTTRDLVPKTIMMMIINNAKDFINGELLAHLYASGDQSQMMEESPEEALKREEMLRMYHACKEALRIIGDVSMATVSTPVPPPVKNDWLESRLDSNPRLSPPSPGGPRRAAPPQQSSLGQRGAPPQPAGGAGRPAPPLPSRPGGAAPPPPGSRPAPGGGLPAPLIPTRPGGGGAAAGAAGAMSQLPPHMRQQINQAVGQAVTNAAISELSSAFARFNRPVPNVPPKLPERPQNGRPF from the exons GGATTTCTTGCCCCGAGGATCTGGTATAGTAACCAGAAGACCATTGATTCTTCAATTGATAAATGGAAATGCAG AATACGCTGAGTTCTTGCATTGCAAGGGCAAAAAGTTCACAGACTTCAATGAAGTACGTGCCGAGATTGAATCTGAGACAGATCGCATCACCGGATCCAACAAGGGCATTTCTCCAGTGCCTATCAACTTACGAGTCTATTCGCCAAATG TACTCAACTTGACGTTGATCGACTTGCCCGGGCTCACGAAGGTGCCCATCGGCGACCAGCCCATCGACATTGAGCAGCAGATCAAAGCCATGATCTTCCAGTTCATCAGACGTGAATCATGCCTCATACTCGCTGTCACACCCGCCAACACCGATCTGGCGAACAGCGATGCCCTTAAACTTGCCAAAGAAGTGGATCCACAAG GTCTGCGCACAATCGGTGTGATCACCAAACTGGATCTCATGGACGAGGGCACGGACGCGCGCGACGTGCTCGAGAACAAGCTGCTGCCGCTGCGGCGCGGCTACATCGGCGTCGTCAACCGTTCGCAGAAGGACATTGACGGACGCAAGGACATTTCCGCCGCTCTGGCCGCCGAGAGGAAGTTTTTCCTAAG CCACCCGTCGTACCGCCACATCGCGGACCGGCTCGGCACGCCGTACCTGCAGCGCGTGCTGAACCAGCAGCTCACGAACCACATCAGGGACACGCTGCCGGGTCTACGCGACAAGCTGCAGAAGCAGCTGCTGGCGCTCGAGAAGGACGTGGAGCAGTACAAGCACTTCCGGCCCGATGATCCGTCTATCAAGACCAAGGCTATGCTGCA AATGATCCAGCAGCTGCAAACGGACTTCGAAAGAACGATCGAAGGTTCTGGATCCGCGCAGATCAACACCAACGAGCTGTCCGGCGGCGCCAAGATCAACCGGCTGTTCCACGAGCGGTTCCCCTTCGAGATCGTCAAAATGGAGTTCGACGAAAAGGAACTGCGTAGGGAGATCGCCTTCGCCATACGAAACATTCACGGTATTAGG GTCGGTCTGTTCACTCCGGACATGGCGTTCGAGGCGATCGTAAAGAAGCAGATAGCTCGGCTAAAGGAGCCGTCGCTCAAGTGCGTGGATCTCGTCGTGCAGGAGCTATCCAACGTGGTCCGCGTGTGTACAGAGAGG ATGTCCCGCTACCCCCGGCTGCGCGAGGAGACGGAGCGCATCATAATGTCGCACGTGCGCTCTCGCGAGCAGCAGTGCAAGGACCAGCTCGTGCTGCTCATCGACTGCGAGCTCGCCTACATGAACACGAACCACGAGGACTTCATCGGTTTCGCTAA CAAACGACGGCACACATCTTATAATGATGTTGATGAAAATAATCG CGCACAGAATCAATCTGAAAACGCAGCTAAGTCTGGCCATCGGGCACTTGGGAACCAGGTCATCAGGAAAGGATACATGTGCATACACAACTTGGGAATAATGaaag GAGGCTCCCGCGACTACTGGTTCGTGCTCACGTCGGAGAGCATCTCCTGGTTCAAGGACGAGGAGGAGCGCGAGAAGAAGTACATGCTGCCGCTCGACGGGCTCAAGCTGCGCGACCTCGAGCAGGGCTTCATGTCGCGCCGCCACATGTTCGCGCTCTTCAACCCGGAGGGCCGGAACGTGTATAAG GATTACAAGCAACTTGAATTGTCATGTGAAACCCAAGACGACGTGGATTCCTGGAAGGCGTCCTTCCTCCGAGCTGGTGTGTACCCTGAAAAGACTTCAGAAGCAGCAAACGGAGAAGAG GGCGAAGGAAATGAG AATTCCGACTCGAGCGGCACCAGCAGTATGGACCCGCAGCTCGAGCGGCAGGTGGAGACGATCCGGAATCTGGTAGACTCGTACATGCGCATAGTCACCAAGACCACGAGGGACCTCGTGCCGAAGACGatcatgatgatgatcatCAACAATGCCAAAGATTTTATTAACGGCGAGCTGCTTGCGCATCTGTATGCGTCTGGTGATCAG TCGCAAATGATGGAGGAGTCGCCGGAGGAGGCGCTGAAGCGCGAGGAGATGCTGCGCATGTACCACGCGTGCAAGGAGGCGCTGCGGATCATCGGCGACGTGTCGATGGCCACCGTGAGCACGCCCGTGCCGCCGCCCGTCAAGAACGACTGGCTCGAGAGCCGCCTCGACTCCAACCCGCGCCTGTCGCCGCCCTCGCCCGGCggcccgcgccgcgccgcgcccccGCAGCAGA GTTCGCTGGGCCAACGCGGCGCCCCGCCGCAGCCGGCGGGAGGCGCAGGGCGACCGGCGCCCCCGCTGCCGTCGCGGCCCGGCGGTGCGGCCCCGCCCCCGCCCGGCTCGCGCCCCGCGCCCGGCGGTGGCCTGCCCGCGCCGCTCATACCCAC GCGgccgggcggcggcggcgcggcggcgggcgcggcgggcgcgatGAGCCAGCTGCCGCCGCACATGCGCCAGCAGATCAACCAGGCGGTCGGCCAGGCCGTCACCAACGCGGCCATCAGCGAGCTCAGCTCGGCCTTCGCGAGATTCAA CCGCCCGGTGCCAAACGTGCCGCCAAAGCTGCCCGAACGACCGCAGAATGGACGGCCATTTTGA